From Mucilaginibacter gotjawali:
TGATGAGTTATAAAGATCTTTTACCTCATTCCAGTTACCCGCTTCCTTCATTTTATTGAGGGCCGTGCCGACGCCATAAAAACCAGGTATACTTTGTTTGAGTTGGCTCCACGAGGTTACAAAACTAATGGCCCGCAAATCCTCCAGTTTAAGGGCAGCATCCGAATTCCGTTTGGTTGGCCGGCTGCTGATATTGATATGCGAAAGCAGTTTCAGCGGGCTGAACTTTTCAAGGTATTCCACAAATAAAGGGTGTTGCCTAAGTTCAAGGAACAATTGATAGCTTTCTTCCGCCATGTCTGAGATGAGCGCTTTATGCTTAACATCCAGCAGATCATTAGGATTTGGCTGCAGCGCTGAAATAACTCCCGCGTTAATCAGCTGTTCCATATTAAAGCGCGCTGTTTCTACCGAACCGTATTGCGAACTTACAGTTTGCCCCTGTATAGTCAACTGGATATGCTTATTGGCGATCTCATCGCCCATAGAAGCATAAAAACGATGAGTTTTACCACCGCCGCGTGCTGGCGGGCCTCCCCTGCCATCAAAAAATGCCAGATCAATACCGTATTTCCTTGCCATGGCGGTCAATTCAACTTTAGCGTTGTAGATAGACCAGTTGGCCATCAGGTAGCCGCCATCTTTAGTACTATCGCTAAAACCCAGCATTATTGTTTGTACATTACCTCTCCGCGCCAGGTGTTCTTTGTAAACCGGATGGGTATATAAAGTCTCCATAACCTGTGCCGCGCTTTTAAGGTCGTTCACCATTTCAAACAGCGGCATAAAGTCAACGCTCAGGTTTTCTTTTTTCCAGCCGCTCCATAAAAACAGGTCCATCAACTGTAATATATCCGATGCCTGCTGGCAGTTGCTGATAATAAAACGCTGGCATGCCTTTTCACCATTCGTGTACTGAATTTCCTTCATCAGCCGGATGGTATTCAGCGTATCGCAAATCAGTTTATCCTCGTCTTCGGGGCATACGATATTTGCCTCGTTAAATACTATATTTTTTATTTTCTCTTCTTCAGAAAAGTCCAGGAAACCATTGGGTATACCTGTATCAATTCCTGAATTCGTCGTGCAGAATTTAAACACTTTACGTAATACACGGCTATCCTGCCTGATGTCTAGCGTTGCAAAATAGCATCCAAAAAGGCTCACTTTCCGAATCAGATCATCAACAAGATTAACAAAAAGGCTATCGTGATCGGCCACCAAAGTATGCCTGATCGACCTCAGTAATTCCAGTATTTCGGGTTGCAGATCCCTGTCATCCTGTTTAAAGTTAGCGTTCGAATAGATCAGTTTATCCAGGTCGGCCATGGCTTTCTCCACCCCGCGAAAAGTAACGCGTCTTTTCAACACCCTATAATCGCGGTAGTAGCATCTGAACGCGCGCTGCCTTAAAAAACTCGCCACCGACTTTGTAATTTCGGTAGTAACGTTAGGATTCCCGTCCCTGTCGCCGCCAGGCCAAAAGCCCAATTCAAGTAATTGGTTATGGCGTTCAGGGTTGATATCAAACTCTTCATCCAGCTTTGATTGTATGCCCGAAACAGCATGGTAAAATATATTTTCGAGGAACCAGGCCAGGCTGATCGCTTCGTCAACCGGTGTGGGGGATGTTTTATTAAAAAATGGCGTTTTACCTAACTGTTGCAATAAAACGTCGATGGTGTTGATATCGTTTGTTTTTAATGCTTCAATCAGGTCGGTCATTATTCCAAGGATGGTACCCGGATAAAATTGGGTAGGGTGTGCCGTTAACACCAGCCGTAATGAAAAATCATTCAGTTTTGCACTGATCTCGTTTCGGGCATCCTGGCTTACTGCCGCCTGTTGCGTTAAAACCTGGAGTGTACCAGTATCATCAGCCCTGCCCAATTTATTAAAGGAAGAATCTTCGATAGCGTCAAACAAAACCACCTGCCGTTCGATGTATTGTATAAAGCGAAACATGCGGTTGATTTGCTCGCGGTGATCGATATCGGGCACATATTTTTTGAAAAACGATTCAATAATGGCGGTTGGGGATATTAGTTTATTGGTTTCCTTTTCGCAATGGGAACTAAAAAACGGCAGCAAAATACCTGTATCCTTAACCTGGTAAAACGGCAGGGTTTGAAACAAACTATTATATAACTCAAACCGCATTACAACTTCATTGTTAAAAGCTGTTTCTCTGTGGCTGAGTTTTAAGTTTAAGGGCATAACGGATTAAATTGAATAAAAAATAAATTACTATAATTGGTTAAATACAAACCAGGCACCGGAGGTCAGCCTTTCCGGGGGCCGGTATTTTTCGGATGTGAATTTACACATCTGATTGCTAAATTAATAAAAAAATGAGTAATTTATAAAGGTTTGATAATATTTATGCAATATTTATTAAAATAAGGCATACTTATTTAATTTTTGTAAATTTGCAGGATGATTTTGGCCTCAAAAAAATCATTTAGGAAAAGGCAATTTTCGCCCTTCGCTTAAATGACGGAATAAAACATCGTCAATAAAGGCCTGTTGAGCACAAAAAATAGTAAAAACGATGAAAATCAATTACAGAGAAATAAAAAGCTTTTTTTACAGCCAGTATTTCTCTGACGGTTTGCGGATGACTACCGGAATCCTGCTGCCATCACTTATCGCTCTGCAATTTAACCATTTCGATGTAGGGCTTACCCTTTCCCTTGGTGCATTATGCATTTGCACGATAGATACCCCTGGCCCATTAATGCACAAACGGAACGCGATGGCCATCGGCAACCTTTTTCTGTTCGCGGTAGCGGTGATCACAGGCTTTGCAAGGTTAAATGTTTTTACACTGGGGCTGGAGGTAACTTTGCTGTCGTTCCTGTTTTCAATGTTTACCATCTATGGCAACAGGGCCGCATCGGTTGGAACTTCTGCCCTCCTGGTGATGATATTTATGATGGACAAAGCCGAAAAACCTGAAGAGGTTTTAGGATACAGCGCCATTATTTTATTAGGGGGCATATGGTACATGCTTTTCAGCCTGGTATTTTTTGGTATCCGGCCATATCGCGCAGCACAGCAAACCCTCGGCGAAAACATTGCAGATATTGCCGATTTTTTAC
This genomic window contains:
- a CDS encoding phosphoenolpyruvate carboxylase, whose amino-acid sequence is MPLNLKLSHRETAFNNEVVMRFELYNSLFQTLPFYQVKDTGILLPFFSSHCEKETNKLISPTAIIESFFKKYVPDIDHREQINRMFRFIQYIERQVVLFDAIEDSSFNKLGRADDTGTLQVLTQQAAVSQDARNEISAKLNDFSLRLVLTAHPTQFYPGTILGIMTDLIEALKTNDINTIDVLLQQLGKTPFFNKTSPTPVDEAISLAWFLENIFYHAVSGIQSKLDEEFDINPERHNQLLELGFWPGGDRDGNPNVTTEITKSVASFLRQRAFRCYYRDYRVLKRRVTFRGVEKAMADLDKLIYSNANFKQDDRDLQPEILELLRSIRHTLVADHDSLFVNLVDDLIRKVSLFGCYFATLDIRQDSRVLRKVFKFCTTNSGIDTGIPNGFLDFSEEEKIKNIVFNEANIVCPEDEDKLICDTLNTIRLMKEIQYTNGEKACQRFIISNCQQASDILQLMDLFLWSGWKKENLSVDFMPLFEMVNDLKSAAQVMETLYTHPVYKEHLARRGNVQTIMLGFSDSTKDGGYLMANWSIYNAKVELTAMARKYGIDLAFFDGRGGPPARGGGKTHRFYASMGDEIANKHIQLTIQGQTVSSQYGSVETARFNMEQLINAGVISALQPNPNDLLDVKHKALISDMAEESYQLFLELRQHPLFVEYLEKFSPLKLLSHINISSRPTKRNSDAALKLEDLRAISFVTSWSQLKQSIPGFYGVGTALNKMKEAGNWNEVKDLYNSSGFFKTMVDNCVMSMTKSDFRVTAYLEKDKKFGPFWKMLRDEYELTKAMLLELTGTTMLMGEYPVERRSIAIREKIVLPLVIMQHYALHCLNNNPDEELAKIYNKLVIRTVYGIVNAGRNLA